The following proteins come from a genomic window of Paucimonas lemoignei:
- a CDS encoding Thioredoxin gives MSARLLYVMDPMCSWCWGFADVAKALVEQAQASGVSLHLVMGGLRTGSGAALDPSTRRYILEHWQAVAETTGQTFRFEGALPDGFVYDTEPACRAIVAAQQLDPEFSWTLVRLIQQAFYVQGRDVTKASVLTELAEQAGLPRIEFAEAFDSADQVAATQADFAWVQDLGIAGFPTLLAERDGQLALLTNGYQSLEALSPLLGRWLERNAGA, from the coding sequence ATGTCCGCGCGCCTGCTCTATGTGATGGACCCGATGTGTTCCTGGTGCTGGGGCTTTGCCGATGTGGCGAAGGCCTTGGTCGAGCAGGCGCAGGCCAGTGGCGTGTCGCTGCACCTGGTGATGGGCGGTTTGCGCACGGGCAGTGGCGCGGCGCTGGACCCTTCCACTCGCCGCTACATCCTTGAGCATTGGCAGGCCGTAGCTGAAACCACGGGTCAGACGTTCCGTTTCGAGGGCGCCTTGCCCGACGGCTTTGTCTACGACACCGAACCTGCGTGCCGGGCGATTGTGGCGGCGCAGCAGCTTGATCCTGAGTTTTCCTGGACGCTGGTGCGCCTGATTCAGCAAGCGTTTTACGTCCAGGGACGTGACGTCACCAAGGCCTCGGTCCTGACCGAACTCGCCGAGCAGGCGGGCCTGCCGCGTATCGAGTTTGCCGAGGCGTTCGACAGCGCCGACCAGGTGGCCGCGACTCAGGCTGATTTTGCCTGGGTGCAGGACCTGGGCATTGCCGGTTTTCCGACCCTGCTGGCTGAACGCGACGGTCAGTTGGCGTTGCTGACCAACGGCTATCAGTCGTTGGAAGCACTGTCGCCACTGCTGGGCCGCTGGCTGGAGCGTAATGCCGGTGCGTGA